The sequence GTGGTTCACGCGGGAGAGCACTTATGGCAACTCCAGTACCTAGTGTTTGAGGAGCACCCACTTTGTGGACACGACCCTACACTGGTCTGCAGCTGTGGAGAAAGGCCACGTAcccaccacaccccctcctcAAAGGTCAGCCAAGTCAAATGGTGTATGTAACTGCAGGTGAAGGTCTGGCCCTCACTGCCTTCTGTTACAATCTTCATGGTGGCACATCTTGGTTGGGTCTGAGCAACAAGATGTCAATGTGAGGGCAGGCTGTAGCCATCTGGCACAGGACAGGATATACAGAGCCAAGGCCTAAATGGTGCAACAACCTGCAAAAGAGGAAGAAGGCCAGAGCAATAAGGGGTGAGGTCAGGTATAGAACATGACCTGCATCATTTCCAAGAACCAAGACACCATGTAGAATGGCTTCCCTGGTTGAAACATTCCTAGGAAATAGTACACAAACAGCGATATCACTTCTACTGAAAAAAGGCCAAGGCTGCATAGATTATTAAAACATGTGGCCTTGGTTGCTATCCCACCTGAATTTTCAGTCATTTGGCACAGAAAGATTTACAATCTGCCAGTACACAGTATCACATCACATGGTTTCTTCCCCCAATAATTTGAATTAGAGGTTTATGATTTAATTTGTATCTATGGTTAAACATATTCAATTATATTACCTTCCAACAAATTTATGTTCTCAAGTTTTGGaacaaagcaaatattttgCACTAAactaaataacacatttttcgTTTTATCTAGCCTTGATTTATTTAACCTTGATAACACCTGCATAGCAGGCATTAAATTTCCCATACAGAGACTatcaagtgtgtttttttcagcaaggCTTACAAGGGAGTATTTAAAGTGAAGGTGATGCCGCTggatgtccacacacacacgctaacacCAAAATGAGGGGGGTAATCACTGCGTTGCTTCTGTCTGTCCTGTGCCTGGTGGGTCTGCGTGCTCAGTGCCCGGAGCCAGGTTTGCTCAAGGACTCCGGCGGCGCTAAGCTATGTGCTCGCCTGTTCGAAGACAGCCACTACTACAACGAGCAAAGCTGCGGGGGAAAGTACCTCGACGTCTACCCTGGGGAGGACGCCCCcgtcctctccctcttttggAACAACCGCATCTCCTCCTTGGTGGTGGCCAAGCAGTGCAGCCTCACCGTGTGGTCGCGCAGCAAGAAGGAGGGAAAGCGGAAGAAGTTCTCCGCGGGGATCCAGTACCGCCTGAAGGATGTCACCCAGGGCCTGTTCGGAAACTGGAACAACGACATCTCCGGGTACTTCTGTGAGTGCTAGCCGCTGAGCCAGCCAGCGAGGAGAAGGGAGAAGGAAGAAGGGAAGAGGGAATGAAGAGGAAGGATGGAGCGGCAGCTCATCATGATGCAACGATGTGTTGTCATGGACAGCTGGAGGCTGTGAAATATGGGCAGAGAGGGGTTGTGAAATATGAATCATATTAAAAGACAGCAACCAAGACAATCTAATTACTTGTTTTCTTTATGCTTCAGTAAATTATTTTGCTGTGAATTTAGAGTAAACATAGTTATACAGaagggtacacacacacacacacacacacacacatcacttcCATGGTGTGTGTAAGTTGGTGACTGCCTCCACAGCTTTTTGAGTAATACATTTCTCACACAGGTTGACCACACACATAATCTCTACTCTGCATAGTGGTGGCAGAGGCAAAGGGTTTATCTCTGAATTAATAAAGAGTGAAACTTTACACTGAGGCCTGCAACAACTCCAATGTCCACATGATGGCGCTAAAAGCATACTGACTCACCATTACCAGTTTATTGCGTCTCTGGAAGGTCTGTCGTGTAGACCAGAGATGCATGGAGTAAAATGGCAGGCATCTACATCTTTTGTAAACTAAAAACTCTGAAACCAACAGAAGAATAGTGCtaaaaatcaatacataaaataagaaTGGCGAAAGCTGATTTTACCACATATATCTCTTAGAATAACATGGAAGGCAAGAATGAGAGGAACAGCTGGGGAATTAACTCTGACAGGAAAAACTGAGAAAGGGTACCTGTGTCTATAGTATACTCACTGTTAAGGTTAGTATGGCACAAGATTTACACCATGAATTACAAGGTCTTCAAAGGTCACACACCTTCTCTACTATACATTATAGAATTTCATTATTGAATGTCCCACGAAAGATATACGCAAACACACCAGGTACAAGCTATTTTgatattattactttttaaatatcatattAAGATTTTTGTTAATATCACTTATGTGTCTCTTACTATGTGACCAGAAAAAAGAGATGGCAAATTATTGGTTAATGCATTAGTTTATAAACGCACATATCACATGGGTAGatgacaggcaggcagactgAGGACACTTGTGGTGTTTTATTCTCAGAGTGATGAAGTCCAAACCCCAAAGGCgtctgaaaaaaatgaggcaTGAATGGGATTTAGGGAAGAGCTCATTTGAGAAAAGGGGAGATGGAGAAAACGGACTCATAATAAAGGCATGatgcacatttctgtaaattgcACAGCTTACTGTgatgacaaaacaaactcattctccccttttctcactccttccccctctttccacccctcctctctgagcACAATGACCCCGCCacctcatctcctcctctctcccctgcactCTGCAATATTCAGTCTTCTActtgtctcttcctctctgaacACTGGTGCCACTCTCCTGCCAGAAGAGAGCGCTCTGCTCACCTTCCTGTAGCCCCAAGGCCCTGTGGTGGGTCCTGCTCTGAGCAGGACACAGGTATTATGCACACATTACGTAAACACGGGAGAGGTCATGGTATGTTACAGATGTGCACGTTCACACGCCCCTGTCACCTTGAGCAGTCGCCACAGACTGTCTgtttcacacagtcacacaaagctCCACAGCAGCCCGGCACCCCCCTGTACCCCaaccctgtcctctccctggcTTCACTTGATTCAGTGAGGACTGTTGAGAAATTGCAACACTTTAAAACAGGACACAGCACCTGAACATTAAGGCATTCTGACACACCTACATTAAGAAAAGTATACAAAAGCTtctcagcagtgcagtgtacTAAATCAAACATTCTTTGCCCAGCCTTTCACATACAGGGCAACCAGATCTCATTCAAAAGATCAGATCTCATTcaacagtgtctgtgttcacaCTACTCCACACCTAAAGGTTAAAGGTACTGCACTACCCATTGGGAAGGAATCTCCCTGGCTTCTGGCATGCCCTGGTACAATACAGTGCTGACAGGTTCTGTCCCAAAACTTCATGGACCAGTTTCATCTCTACAGTATGGATGGGGTTAGTATTAAGTTTGGTGAGCTGATTCCACATCAGTGGCTGGGGGTGGAAGGTACACGGAGACTACAGTGGCCTGAAGACTATGCAGGAGACGGAGGCTGACCACCAAAACAGAGGGCCgaacacaggcagaacacagccTACCATCACCATCAACCCTGCAGTACATCTTACTGACTAGATGCAGTCAGTTCGTACACTCCAGAGGTTGTGTGACACTGTATTAATTCAATAAATGATGGGTGCTCATTACCAGTGACCATGTCTACAGCTAACTGAGTAAACTACCACTGAAGATGAGCTTCCTGTAGCCATTCTTTtcttaggtgtgtgtgtgtgtgtgtgtgtgcatgagagggtggaggagggtgggggggattggGTCATGGAAAGGCAGGGAGTTTTCTGCTCAAAGCTAAACCACAAAAAGTGCAAGAAGCACTTTGCTGTCACAGTATTGCAGTATTGCTGAGACAGAAGAGTCACACTGCCAAAGCAATTATAACAAAACTCTAACTAAAACACTATGATTCTAAAATGATAGCAGCCTGATTGGACACCAACATTAAAATCTTATAGTTCATTTTATGGGCTAAATGTGGCCAGTTAAGATACGGTCGTCTGAAACTGGTGTGAAGGCAGCACTGATAAGACCTCTGTTTCCACTTATCCGTCCCCAAGGTCCTGGAAATTGACTTACATCATATATACCCAAGACTGGTATTGTGAAACTACCCAGTTCTTTTAAAAGCTTACAAATGCTCATTAATGATTAGAGAATTACTGAGAAAACCACAAgtacatttcaaatttttaaaaattacaaataaaaacaatgtgacaAGGGTAACCAATAGCACGAAGGAGTGTGGGGCCAAAGTGGATTTTGGGGATAGGATAGTGGGCAAGGCCTTGTTGCTGGACTCTAATAGGAGGTGGTTGACCCCCTGTCCCAGGACATTCTGCTCCACCCAAGCACTCTTCTATTCTCTGCCTGATTCACCTGACCTTGGTGTTAATACCCCATCCTCAACCATCTCTAGCATGCTAAAATCCAGCAAACACCAATCACTTCAGCAGGTCATTTCAATGACTTCTGCCTCCTTGTGTCCTCGATTTTCATTATCCTGCATTGtcagtgtgaatatgtgtgtaccAAAAAAGTGTGTGATTGCatgttttttaaactgtgtcACCCAATATCTTTGTTTTTCAATGCACTTTGTCACAAATCTGTtacaaactgaactgaattgacaCGTCTTGGTGCTGCAGGTAGAAAtaaggaaatttaaaaattaattttgctgtgAAGCTATGTGACAGGATTGTTTGCTGTTCAAAGCTCAATGGCTTTCAAAAAATGTACCTGACCAGAACTCACCATAAAGACTTGTACCATGTCATCAATAAGAACAAGGCAATAATAAATTGCTAATAGTTTATAACTGGGCTGTTGGATATCCAAGCGagttcagtttttaaaaagagcTCAGGATAcatctatttttatttgatgACTTTTAGTAAGATAAATTTGAGCTACTTTCATCCAGAGTGTTTGGGTATATTACACTTGACCACAGTATTCTTTAGTGTTACAACAAAATGATCAGAAATTCTCTGTTTTATAATTACCTAATACCACAGAAGTGCTTAAACAAAGTATTTTGGACTAATGTCAAATTGTGTTGAGCTAGCAATGTAGCAGTGTTTCTGCTGGAAGTGCAGTCTGTGTTAAACAAACACTGATGTCTGAAGATTCATGCTTTACGCTGAAACACATCTGCTATATCCTTAAATGTCTCAGATGTGCCCCTGCACCTATTATGGCACAGAGCATGGCATGTTATACAATCACTCCTACTATCAGATTGCGACACTTACGATTTAGTatcatctctgctcttagcctaaccttCTTGAATGCCCTTTTGCAAATCAAAATGCCAAATGAGTAATGTATTGACTGTAACACAAATAGTAAGACAAGTGCATGCTTCTTGATAATGGAGGGTCAGCAGTCATTCATAGTAGagtattaaattatatttcatcATCCATAGTATGTACACTTGGCACCCCACTGTGAGCTGTGGGAACTCGATCCATCGTGCACCTGCCAAAACCATTTATCGTTGGTTTGACATCCTTATCAGCAGAAGTATAGTTTGAGACATATACGTAACACAACAACACGCTTTTTATCTGGGGCTGCGAAGTATATTTATGAGAGAGCATCTGTCGACGACCTCCTCACACAAGCAAACGTTGGCAGCCATGACCGCGATCACTGTTCTGCTCCTTCTCGCGGTGTGCATCGCGGGCCTACAGGCGCAATGCCCGGACCCAGGCTCGCTGACAGATGCAAGTGGAAATAAGGTTTGCGCGCGTATGTTCGAAGACAGTCACTACTACTACGAGCAGAGCTGCGGAGGCGACTACCTCGACGCCTATGCTAACGATGACTTCCCCTTCATGCCGAGAGGCTGGAACGACCATATCTCCTCGCTGGTAGTTTCCAAATTCTGCAGCCTCACCGTGTGGTCGCGCAGTAGGAAGGAGGGTAGCAGGCGCAAGTTTACCTCAGGAATCCAATACCGTCTGAAAGACGTTGGCCAGGGCCTGTTTGGGGACTGGGACAACGACATCTCTGCGTACTACTGTGAGTGCTAGCGGGTCAGAGACGGCGCTGCAGGAGGAAGACGACGGAAGAGACCTACAACTAACGATGTTACCATgttacacattaaaataatagtaaattaAACCTCAACTGGTGActtcaattatttattataattttataatttggtCATGTTGGTTATCCTAAATGATTTCCTCAAGTTAGTATAAGCCAGTGCAAAGGGGAATGGAAACATACGGGATTGTGGATTACATcagaaaacactggaaatgtGCGATACGCTCTCTGTAATTTTGTGTATCGTGATCAGATTCATATGGACACTCATTCCAGATGCCTTAATTAAGAATCCTAACGAATTATAGTTTTTTGCCAAACAGACTAAACCGTAGTTAGCTCCACGTCTTCAGTGCAAGGACTAATTAATGCAACCGTTGTGGGTGTTCATATATTTTATGCGTACAGCACTCCTAGGCTCTGAGACTCTATTAATTATTCAGTACAAATAACATCATTAAAACTTTACCCTGTGGAGGCAGTCCTGCTGTTAAGGTGCAGCCCTTTTGCAGATTTGGTGTCTGATGTTGAAAGCCTTAAGTCTTAAGACTAATTAAACCCAATATTGATCTACCTGCGCCGGACACTTTAAAGTCTCCTCTATGCTGTGAAataatttgtgacatttttgtggGTGGTCCATTACGTTAACCAGACTTGCATTTTGAAGAATGCCTTAAaacaatagtaaaaaaaaacctgtaagtTACAACCACCCCCCAAAGTATTAATTAGTTTATTTGGTTAGGATATCAATGCATGTACTTAAGGAAGACCTAATATGCATTCTTTATGATGTAACATTATTTGAATAAACAATAACATTGCCATGTCCCATATGGCCACCAAGGCTTTTCACtcaatcaaatttaattaaaatatgagaAGCCTATTATCTTGTGTCTTACCTGCAACATTTAGCATGTATGTAAGGCACCGATTAATGTAAACTGCTTTCACATACACCAGCATATTTATCTTTTGAGTCATATATCAATGTCATATATCAAGTTATAAAACTATATGTAGTATCTAAAgattaaaacaataacaaatcaGGAGAAAGGCTTTCATGCTATGTGAGCTatcatgtttaatttttgtattCACATATCAAAAGGGAGTCTAGTACACCTTCTTGAAAGTTTGAAGGTTATTTTAGTTACAGGTCAGGAATAACACCACATACAATAGGGCACATGATCCCGTCAATTATCCATTCTGACTAACGTATTAAAGTGATGTCACATGCAAAATTTGATGGGTATGTGACCCAGAGATAAGGTAAAATGGCTGCTAAAATAAACGGCTGCTAAAACATCTAACCCAGGCAGTTGCGAATGAAATACTAAACGACTATGACGCCATCCAATTATATGGCAAACAACTGGATGGAGCAGTTACAACATATGCGCTATTCACTGTAATTCGAAAGGACATACACTCTGCCAAACTATATATCCACTACTCTCTCATAATTTAGACATCACGTTAGACATTAACGCAGTAATGTATTTACAGAGCAAATTTCACGCCCCCATGCTTTTTGGCCTCGACAGAGAATTAATTTGAGCAACATGTCATACAtgcaagaaaaggaaaagtgCGTTAAGCCATAAGCCATGACCGTGCAGTTATTTCTTTGGATCGCCTTGAAGCGTTCAGTATTAGCAGTAACGAATGTGGACATCTTTTTAGTCTCAGAGACTTGagattacattatttccataaGCAGGTTTATCTGATGGCAGAGTGAGTTTTGCGGGTTTAAAAAACAGGGCAAGGCAAGTATAACCTTGATCACTTTCCAAACAGGCGTTAAATTTCCCAAACAAATGTGCCAAAtatcatttcagctgaaatcaTCCAGACCCAGTGTATTTAAAGCAGAGTTTCACGACCCTGAGGGCTGCACACTGATAAACTCAAAATGAGGGTGTTGGTCTCTGTGGCGCTTCTGTGGGCTCTATACATAACGGGCAACGATGCTCAATGCCCGGACCCAGGCTCGCTAAGAGACCCAAATGGCGCAAAACTGTGCGCTCGCATGTTCGAACACAGTCAAGAGAACAGCACTCTCAGCTGCCTAGGGGAGCACCTGAACGCTTACCCGAAAGATGACTTCCCCATCATACCTGTCGGCTGGAACAACCGCATCTCCTCGCTGGTGGTGTCCAGATTCTGCTCCCTGACTGTCTGGTCTCGATccaaaaaggaaggaaagaggcGCAAGTTTAAGGCAGGGATCCAGCCCCATCTAAAGAACGTCCGCATGGGTCTGCTCAGAAACTGGAACGACGAAATCTCCGGGTACTACTGCGAGTGCTAATTTCTGTCAGAGCTGGCGGAAAGAAGAGGGGGAAGTTCAGGATCAATGAAGAGAAGAACCGTGGTGTCTATAAAGCACAAGAGATCAGCTGAATGTGTGAGAGGATGTGCAGCGCTATGGAAGCCTCATTAAACTTATGCAAACTAAAAATCTGTCTAATTTATTGCTGATGGAGGTCATGTGGTGTGTTTTCGATATTACTAGCTTTCCacaatgaacacattttcaaaatgctcaCCATTTTCTGCAAGACGTTTTAGGTCGTCATTTAGAAATAGTCATCTGTAATAAAACACTATACAATTGCTTACACCTGAATTGCCAGAGTGGGAAATAtctttttaatgacaattaaACAGATCTAAACACATAAAGTCCTATAACTTTAGTCAAGTGCTATTGCTGACATACTATTGTTATGATTTTAAGTATTATAGGCTTGTGATAGCTCTCGAGGATGGaattaatttataaatacacactatagatgtatactgtatactgaaaATTAATCTAATACATCAAATGGGCGTGCAAATtcaaatgggaaaaataaagatgCGATGTACAATTCTGGTTCAATACGTGCGTTGAATGTGGatagaaaaaacaaatagaccTTTAATGGTAACTAGGGGAGGTGCTGTTACAGAGAAGAGGGTGGCTCCCCCAGAATTCCAGACACACTTTGCGCAATGTTCTGCAACGGGCGGATATCTAAATAAAGTCTTTCAATGAATGTTTGGGAGGACCTTTTGTTGCTCCGGACTTCACTTCCCAGCAGCACCCCTGAAGTCGCATGGTTCTCGTCGTGAAAAACATCAGGTATCTTCGAAATTCGCAGGAGACGAGAATGATTTTCCAGTTTCTATTTTCTTACAAATTATTTTCTATTCTAATTCTTTCTCTTGTTCTTCCTCtaatttgcaaacattttcctATCGTCTCACCCAAGTTTAACCGCGTTTTCATATTACAGCTAATCTGTAGactttttcctttcattctggagatgtgtgacattttttgaTGGACCAAATGTTGGGAATTCTTCCAATGCCATCACATCAAAGCACTCCTGGATGGATTGGCTCAAAGGTCACGAATGAATCACACATGTCCTTCCTTACACTGAAGAAGCTCTCTAATTTATTTGTACACCTGCGGTGATATATCAGAGTTAGGAATATACTGGTTGCCAAGAGAGTAACACAGTTTTAATTGATGACGGCAGTATGCAAAATCATTTGGTTCTTTTGCCTAATGTTTATCAAAATATtgaatatggattttttttttttttttatcaatgtggTTGCTAAGGCATGAAAACCAAATGATTGAATAATTGTATGTGTCCGGCCATGCAATAtcataacacaaaaacacttgGAGACAGACTACACATTTTGATGAAAAGCATAAATACACTTCTTCCAAAAATGTGCCATCATTCATGACTAATCATAGTTATCTGAATTGTGTTTTCAATGATAATTGGTAAATTACACTTGAAgaaatgttttactttgttgttgctgttattacttgcaaaaataatattttacctGTGTATATTACCTgtgtaaataacaacaacaacaattttGGGTAGGGGAGCATGAgttggtttttattttgataatgagTATATCAACCATTGATAGAATTTTCCAGTTTTACTTGATGGATTCAATTATTCAATGTATTTAAGCACTTCAATGCTGATATAGTCCTAATCTTACTGTATGTCCAGTTACTACATCTTTGTTGAGCTTTTTGAAGAACGATAATGACTGTAATTTAACTGTTAATTTACTGCCTGATCAGATTTCACAAGGCCaagaaataacattaaataaaataactaaacACACTTTTATCTGTTAATTGGTGTTTAATGTTTAACACCTGAGCTTTCAGCTGCAGGCTCACCATGCAGATACTATCTCAGGGCATTCCTGGGTGTGGGTAAGCCAGGATGAGGTTGTAATGTGGCGCTGGTCTTGTTTGGCTGGCTGCTTCCCCTCCCTGCTGCGCGTTGGAGCAATAAGCATGCAGAAGTGTTGGTTAATGAGGCGCTTGGCATTAAGCCACTCCCCAGCAGGCTCCTAGCCCCCCCGCAGGCCCTGAAACCAAGCCTGACTGTGCGAACGATTCggggagggggatgagtggCGGGCGGCTTCACTGCCCTATGACAAGCTTCCCTCATGTGCAGCCATCGTCGTCGAGGTTGAGATCGACAAGCGCAGCCTTGCACACCATTTCacagaggtgctgatgggaggTGAAGTCCAGAGCTGGAGGAATGTATGCACTCTGCAACCTTGGAACATGGACTTCATCTCCCTAGACAATCAACTATTGTCAATATCAGTTTCGAGAATCCCCTCTCACAAAACCTGTTTTAAGGTATGCCTCAGGGTGAAGTGACAGCAAAGGAATTTACAATAATGACTCAAATGAAGAGAAATAACAAAGAGGGCAGAATTCAGCAATGGACAGAACTGTTATTGCCATCGCCATCACCATTGCCATCTCTCTTGCCATTGGTTGCCTCCTAAGGAACAGTGCATGTGTTCACATCAGATCATTACTTTGTTCCATGATCGTTCCATCAGATCATTACTTATTACACCATGgtcaaggaaaacaaacaccaggGCTGAGTTCTGATGGTAAAAGACTATTTATATGACATTTCACAaaagggctgatgggaaatgtagttgaAACCTGCTTTGCAATGTCTATCATCAACATCTGTACATCACCTCCCATCAGCACTCAGATGCagagcaactttttttttttttttttacaaactcaCCCTCAGGGCTCATCAGCTTGTTTGTCTCCAGCACCTTGTTTCAGCTGCCTGTGGCTCTCCCAAATGTACAGGAAGATCACTCCTTTTTCAGGTGGCTacatcacacaaacaccatCCTGCAGAGCTTACCCACTGACTGCTGTACCCCTGTGACATTGTGATTGGTTGAGACCTAACAGTCGAACAGAACCAATGATTTAGAGGTAGTGGATTTCAGGGGTGGTATAAAACAAGAGGGAAACACcatttttgtctgtcatttATCTTTGCTAAACTAACTAAGCAACAGCCCCAGTTACATCTACATTTAGTCTCGTATCCAGAGTGAGCTCGGCAAATATACAGTAGTCCTTTTTAATAAGGCCACATGAACAGCAAACGCATCAAAGCAGTCatcaacacaccacacagtgcTATAGAAACCAGTGCAATAATGACTACAGAACAAGTGCTACATTACTAAAGTGTGTAAGtacaataatacagtaatatacaAGGAAAGGAAAGACTGAAGTATTACAAATAGGTAGGGCAACTAAGATGCATTCCGAAGAGGTGGGTCTGCACCTCGGGGTTGTAAGTGCTGCTAAGCCCCCACAGCTCAGAACCTGCAACCCAGTGCTAAAGCCCAGCTCAAGCTCACAGGTGCTGCCCATTCTCCTGCGAGCTGTCTATCACAGTGCCTGAGCCCTGGGGGACACGCCCCAGAGAGAAGGTCACATCCCCATGCCTCCTGTTAGAGCAGTAGGCTGCCACTTACGGCTCGCCCCAAACTGGGTGGAGGGGGTAGCTCGCGTGTTAATTGCAAGAGGAGGCGACCTTTCCAgtccctcctcccctcagccatctctctcctccacctacCTCTGCATCTGTTGCTCAGGGTCAGTGAAGTGAAGCTGAGCAGGCATTAGCTCCACGCTCCATCTTCAGGACCTTTTGACCACAGGGCTCCTCTGTTCTGGGGTGAGTAACGCAATCAGTGCACTTCATAGTATTCTAGTGTTCTGCTGCCACTGCAAGCTTGCTTTGCCATGAACTGAAGACAGAGATGTGACATTATATGTGTGAAAGACCATTATTGACCATGAGAAACTGGCTTCTTTGGGATCAGCAAAACgtatctgtgtgctgtttgtcagtCACAGTGTGTGGAATCATGGTTTTTATGGATGATAAACTTTGTAAGAAATGgaaattgtataaaaaaaactcaagcaGGAAGCAAATTGAATGTCTAAAGGGAAGATTGCGCAAAGTTTTTTCATCAATTGAATGCATAATATTAAATGATGCAATTTcaggaaaatgcatttggtaTTAGTGGTACTGAGAAAGGTTACGTCTTAACTGTGTATATAGGAGGATTGGGtgaaaaattgtgtgtgtgtgtctg comes from Megalops cyprinoides isolate fMegCyp1 chromosome 3, fMegCyp1.pri, whole genome shotgun sequence and encodes:
- the LOC118774127 gene encoding syncollin-like, giving the protein MRGVITALLLSVLCLVGLRAQCPEPGLLKDSGGAKLCARLFEDSHYYNEQSCGGKYLDVYPGEDAPVLSLFWNNRISSLVVAKQCSLTVWSRSKKEGKRKKFSAGIQYRLKDVTQGLFGNWNNDISGYFCEC
- the LOC118774197 gene encoding syncollin-like; protein product: MTAITVLLLLAVCIAGLQAQCPDPGSLTDASGNKVCARMFEDSHYYYEQSCGGDYLDAYANDDFPFMPRGWNDHISSLVVSKFCSLTVWSRSRKEGSRRKFTSGIQYRLKDVGQGLFGDWDNDISAYYCEC
- the LOC118774128 gene encoding syncollin-like, giving the protein MRVLVSVALLWALYITGNDAQCPDPGSLRDPNGAKLCARMFEHSQENSTLSCLGEHLNAYPKDDFPIIPVGWNNRISSLVVSRFCSLTVWSRSKKEGKRRKFKAGIQPHLKNVRMGLLRNWNDEISGYYCEC